Part of the Streptomyces sp. NBC_01264 genome, GGAGCGGGCCCTCAGCCTCGCCCGTGCCATCCAGACGTACCACATGGACATGCAGGGCTGGATCGACACCGGCCAGCACTTCACCATCAGCAGGGGTGCCTTCGTCCTCGAGGGGCGGCACCACAGCCTCGCCGCGCTGGACGCCGGGGCCCGGACGGTACGGGGCGCCCACTGCGTCGGGCAGAACAACGTAGCCATCGGCATCGAGAACGAGGGCACCTACATGACGGTGCAGCCTCCGCCGGCGCAGTTCTCCGTCCTCGCCGACCTGTGCGCCCGCGTGTGCCGCCAGTACGACGTGCCGGCCTCCGAGATCTACGGGCACCGGGACTTCAACAGCACCGCGTGTCCCGGTGACACGCTCTACGCACTGCTGCCGAAGCTGCGCGAGGACGTCGCCCGGCGACTCGGAAGCGCCGAGCCCGTGTCGCTGCCGCGCCGGCCCGAACACCCTCCTCTCGACTGGCCCACCGACCCGGCGGCGGTGGCCGACGCCCACTCGGAGTACCTCCCGGAAGGCCTGCTGGGGTCTCTGCGCCACGGCTGACACACACGCCGCCGAGGCCGCTCCCGCCCGTGGTCTCGTGCCGCCGGGTGCGCCGCACGGCCGGCAGCACGTGGTCGTGCCGGCCGTGCGGTACGGCAGCCCGCGCGGGGCCCGGTGCCGCTACGGGGCCGCGGGGATCAAGACGGGCTGGCCCGTGATGACGAGGGTGAAAACGCGTCCGGGGGGGACCAGCAGGGCCCGCAGGTCCGGCTACTCCCTGGGGTCCGGCGGGCCCGGCTGATCCCGGGGTGCCGGCCGGGCCGGGGACCCCCGGAGCGCCCTGGGTTCCCGGAGGACCTGGGGACCCGGCCGGTCCGGAAGGTCCGGGGGCTCCAGCCGGTCCGGGGGGCCGGGAGGTCCGGGGGGAAACGGAGGCTCTCCGTGGTGGGGCTCGCACGACTCCTCCCATGGCCGCCCCTCGGCGCATTCGTCGTGCTGCGGAGGCGGATCCACCGTCAGGTACTGCGCGTCCGCCGGGTCCTGCGGGGTGGCGGCGGCTGCGGGCGCCGCGAGGGCGAGCGAGACAACGGCTCCGGCGACCCATCCGGTCCGGCGTGGCGGACCGCTCCGCCGCGTTGCTGCTGTGCTTTCAGACGGCATGCACGTGCTCCTGATCATTGTCCGCTGGAAGTGGCCCCGGGGCCCGTGGGCAGTCGGCGGCTGCCTTCGGGTCGTCGCGAGGCCGTCATGGCGTGGCACAGACGGCATACGGGGTGAGGGTGACGTCGTCCCGCGTCCTGTTCTGCCCGTTCACCTCCCAGTCGTTGGTGCCGGGTACCGGCCTGCTGACGAGCTGGTCCGGTGCGGGGCCGGTGGATCCGAAGCCGCCGCCCGTCAGCACGCTGCCGGCCGGGCAGGACACCTTCGAGGTCCCCGGCACCGAGCCCAGGTCGATTCCGATGAGCCCGCCTCCGGGGCTGTCGATGGTCGCGGAGACGGAGTTGGTGGCGAGGTCGATGACGGATACCCCGTGCGCGCCGTTGGGGTGGCTGACGTACAGCCGGGCTCCGGTGGGGGAAACCGCCATTTCCGCGGGATCCAGGGGTGGTGGGGATCGAAGTGACGACGGTGTTCGTGGCGGCATCGATGACCGCCACCCGGGCGTTGTTCCGGTCGGCGACGTAGACGCGCCTTCCGTCCAGCGAGACCTCCACGCCGTCCACCCCCTGGTTGACCGGAATCGGCACCACGACCGTGTTGGTGGCGGAGTCGATGACCGATACCTCGCCCGAGGTGTTCTCGGTGACGTAGACACGTGCGCCGCTCGGCGAGATGGCCACCTTTCGCGGTGCGCTCGGTCCGACGTCCACCGTCGTGATGAGCGTCATGGTGGCGGCGTCGATCACTGCCACCACCGCTGCGCCCCGGTAGGCGACGTAGTGGCGCTTCCCGTCCGGGGACACCACCACCCCGTTCGGGAGCGTGTCCGCCCCCGTCTCGAGGGTGCCCACGATGACATTGGTGGCGGTGTTGATCGCCACCACGCGGTTGGCCGGTCCGTTCCCCTCCACGGTGACATAGGCGCAACTGTCGTCCGGCGAGATGACCACGCTCTCCGGAGTGCCGTTCCCCGTGGGGATTTCGGCCACCACGGTGTTGGTGAGAGCGTCGATCGCCGACACGGCGCGCGAGTCCCGCTCCGTCACGTAGACCTTCTTGCCGTTCCGGCTGGCGGCGACCTGCACGGGCCCGCTGAACGCTCCGGTGTCGATGCTCGCCACGAGGGCGTTGGTGACGGTGTCGAACACCCGGACCTTGCCCGGGCCCGTGTTGGCGACGTATGCGTACGTGCCGGGTGCGGCAGGAGCCGCCAGGGCGACGGACGGCGTCAGAACGGCTGCGGCAGCGAGTACCGCACACGATGCCTTCCGAACGCCGTGCCTCGACACGTACCCCCGGACGCCCCCACATGCGGATTCCCGCGGACAGCGAAGTGCTGCATGGATCCTCCTCGAACGACCCGATCAGGGGGTGTCCCTGTTCAAGCTGCGAGGAACGTTGTACGCGTAGTTATATCTGACTATCAATCACGACATGTCCGCAATGCTCCAAATATTCCAATCCGGCCTACCTTCGAAGCAAGGCCAACAGCCAGGCCCGACGCCGAGCGCGAATCGAGCTCCGAAGTGCGAGCCCAGCCAAGTTCACGCTCGCCACCCCTCGCTTTTGTTCCACAATCCATACGATGATTGCGCAACAACGAGGCGGCAGCGTCGCATCTTGCCTGCTTCACCCCTGGCGCCGGAGCCGGCCCGAACCCCCGAAGGGAATGCAGTCGTGTCGCAAGCCCACACAGCGAGGGACTGGATCACAGCGAACCTCGCGGATCTGATCGCACTGCACGACGTACCCGGCGCCCAGGTCGCCGTACTGGTGGACGGCGAGGTCGTCGATGTGGCGGCCGGTGTGGTGAACAAGGCCACCGGGGTCCCCGCGACCGACAAGGCGGTCTTCCAGATCGGATCGATCACCAAGGTCTGGACGGCCACTTTGGTGCAGCAGCTGGTGAACGAAGGGCTCCTCGATCTGGACCGGCCCGTACGGGAGTACCTGCCGGAGTTCGCGGCCGACGACGACGAAGGCGCCTCCGCCGCCATCACCACCCGGCAGCTGCTGTCCCATACCTGCGGCCTCGAAGGCGACCGCTTCACCGACACCGGGACGAACGACGACGCGATCGAGCGCTACGTCGGCACGCTGGCCGACGCCGTCCAGCTGTTCCCTCCCGGCGAGCGGTTCTCGTACTGCAACAGCGGCTTCGTCCTGCTCGGCAGGATCGTCGAAGTCCTGCGCCGCGAGCCCTACAACGCCGCGCTGCGCCGCCACTTGATCGCGCCGCTCGGCCTCTCCCATGTCTCCACGCACGCCGGTGAGGCCGTCCTGCAGCTCGCCGCCATCGGCCACATCGGGCCGGACGTCCGTCCCGCCCCCGTATACGGGCTCCCGGCTTCCGCCGCGCCCGCCGGTGCCACGCTGGCGATGTCGGCGCGCAGCTTGCTCGGGTTCGTACGGATGCACCTGACCGACCCGGCCTTCGACGCCATGCGCGAGCCCCAGGTGCCCGTACCGGGGCTGGCGGCTCTGGGCGACCACTGGGGACTGGGGTGGATGCTCTGGGAGTGCCCCGGCGGTTCGGTCATTGGGCACGACGGCGGGACGATCGGGCAGTACGCCTTCCTGCGGATCGTCCCGGCGGCCGGCGTGGCCGTCGTGGTGCTCACCAACGGCGGCAACGCCCCCGCCCTCTTCCGGGCGGTGGGAGGCCACCTGCTGCGCGAACTCGCCGGTGTGCAGCTGCCCGAGCCGCCCCGGGTCCCCTCCGAACCGGCACCGATCGATGCACGTCGCGCCGCCGGCTCCTACCGCGACGCACTGGTCGACCTCGATCTCGCCGTGCACGACGACGGCTCCGCCTCACTCACCACCACCCCGCGGACGGCCGAGTCCCGGCTGCTCTTCGGCGACGGCCGGACAGCCCGTTTGGTCCGGCTGGACGAGGACCGTCTGATCGCGGTCGAGGAGCGCGCGGGCCGCCACGAGGTCTACGCACTGGCCGGCGCCGACTCCGAAGGACGGGCGCTCTACCTGCACAGCGGACGCGCCGCGCTGCGGACCGGGGCGTGACCGAGGCTTCTCCCGTCCTCCGCCCGCCCCGCACCGCACCGCGCCGTGCCACGAAGAAGCGAGATGAGAGATCGTCGTGCCCGCACCCCAGACGTACCCGCCCCCGGCCGGCCACGCCGCCGCCCCCGCGCCGCCCGTCCGCCGGCGCCTGCCGCACTGGTCCGACATCGCCCCGCTGCTCAACCCGCGCCTGCCCGAGGTCAATCCGACGCGCCGGCGACTGGGCCGGGCATACACCCTCGCGGACCTGCGGACCATCGCCCGGCAGCGGACACCGCGCTCGGTGTTCGACTACGTCGACGGAGCCGCCGAGGAGGAGGTGTCGCTCAGGAAGGCGCGGAACGCCTTCCTGGCGCTCGAGTTCCGCCCCCGGGTGCTGCGCGACGTGTCCGAGGTGACCACCGGCCGGCGGATCCTCGGCACGGCCTCGGCCCTGCCCTTGGTGCTCGCGCCCACCGGCTTCACCCGGATGATGCACCACGCGGGCGAGTCCGCGGTCGTCCGGGCCGCCGCTCGGGCCGGAGTTCCGTACACGCTGTCCACGATGGGGACCACCTCGATCGAGGAAGTGACGGCCGCCGCGCCGGAGGCACGGCGCTGGTTCCAGCTCTACCTGTGGCGTGACCGGGCCGCCAGCCGGGATCTGATCGAACGCGCCCGCGCGGCCGGGTACGACACGCTGGTGCTCACCGTCGACACCCCGGTGGCCGGATCGCGGCTTCGGGACGTTCGCAACGGCATGACCGTTCCGCCGATGCTCGGCGTGCGCACCCTGGCCGACATGGCCCGTCACCCGGCGTGGTGGATCAACCTGCTCGCCACCGGGCCCCTCGAATTCGCCTCCCTGCGGAACTGGAAGGGCACCGTCGCCGACCTCGTCAACCACATGTTCCACCCTTCGGTGACGATGGACGACCTGGACTGGCTGCGCTCGCAGTGGGACGGAAAGCTGGTGGTGAAGGGGATCCAGCACGTCGACGACGCCCGCGCGGTGGTCGACGCGGGCGCGGACGGCATCGTCGTCTCCCATCACGGCGGCCGCCAGCTCGACCAGGCCCCGCTCCCCCTCACCCTGCTTCCCGCGTGCGTCGCCGCCGTCGGGGACGAGGCCGAGGTCTTCCTCGACTCCGGGGTGCTGCGCGGATCGGACGTCGTCGCCGCGGTGGCCCTGGGCGCCACGGCAGTGCTCGTGGGCCGCGCCTACCTCTACGGGCTCATGGCAGGCGGCGAACGCGGCGTGGACCGCGCGCTGGAGATCCTCGCCGCCGAGACCCGGCGGAGCCTCTGCCTGCTCGGTGCCCCGTCACCGGACCACCTCGTGCCCGCACACGTTTCGCTCGGACCCCGCCACCACCTCCGGTGCGGCACGCACCAGTAAGGACACCCAGCCATGCCCCGCACCCCGGCTCCAGAACAGTGCGCCGAACT contains:
- a CDS encoding alpha-hydroxy acid oxidase, with translation MPAPQTYPPPAGHAAAPAPPVRRRLPHWSDIAPLLNPRLPEVNPTRRRLGRAYTLADLRTIARQRTPRSVFDYVDGAAEEEVSLRKARNAFLALEFRPRVLRDVSEVTTGRRILGTASALPLVLAPTGFTRMMHHAGESAVVRAAARAGVPYTLSTMGTTSIEEVTAAAPEARRWFQLYLWRDRAASRDLIERARAAGYDTLVLTVDTPVAGSRLRDVRNGMTVPPMLGVRTLADMARHPAWWINLLATGPLEFASLRNWKGTVADLVNHMFHPSVTMDDLDWLRSQWDGKLVVKGIQHVDDARAVVDAGADGIVVSHHGGRQLDQAPLPLTLLPACVAAVGDEAEVFLDSGVLRGSDVVAAVALGATAVLVGRAYLYGLMAGGERGVDRALEILAAETRRSLCLLGAPSPDHLVPAHVSLGPRHHLRCGTHQ
- a CDS encoding peptidoglycan recognition protein family protein, giving the protein MTFTPHSRLTRRALVSAALAVGAASILPTAAASPARASTRPWAFQRRDGQPAPEIIGCAGWGAREASEQVVLLASRPEKIIIHHTATANVTDYSRERALSLARAIQTYHMDMQGWIDTGQHFTISRGAFVLEGRHHSLAALDAGARTVRGAHCVGQNNVAIGIENEGTYMTVQPPPAQFSVLADLCARVCRQYDVPASEIYGHRDFNSTACPGDTLYALLPKLREDVARRLGSAEPVSLPRRPEHPPLDWPTDPAAVADAHSEYLPEGLLGSLRHG
- a CDS encoding serine hydrolase domain-containing protein; its protein translation is MSQAHTARDWITANLADLIALHDVPGAQVAVLVDGEVVDVAAGVVNKATGVPATDKAVFQIGSITKVWTATLVQQLVNEGLLDLDRPVREYLPEFAADDDEGASAAITTRQLLSHTCGLEGDRFTDTGTNDDAIERYVGTLADAVQLFPPGERFSYCNSGFVLLGRIVEVLRREPYNAALRRHLIAPLGLSHVSTHAGEAVLQLAAIGHIGPDVRPAPVYGLPASAAPAGATLAMSARSLLGFVRMHLTDPAFDAMREPQVPVPGLAALGDHWGLGWMLWECPGGSVIGHDGGTIGQYAFLRIVPAAGVAVVVLTNGGNAPALFRAVGGHLLRELAGVQLPEPPRVPSEPAPIDARRAAGSYRDALVDLDLAVHDDGSASLTTTPRTAESRLLFGDGRTARLVRLDEDRLIAVEERAGRHEVYALAGADSEGRALYLHSGRAALRTGA